A segment of the Populus nigra chromosome 12, ddPopNigr1.1, whole genome shotgun sequence genome:
GGCCAGTTTCCTGACAAAGGGCCGTATGAACTTCGTAATGAAAGGGAAATTTTCAGAAATGAAGACAGATTCCAGGAACTAGTACACCAAAATTCTCCAATTGCTGATATGAAAACGGATGTCTTAGTGGTTTAAAACTCATTAATTCCTTGGATGAAAAGGGATGTTTGATAAGTGAAGGTTATGACCAAACCATAGACAAGGACCTGTGCAACTCTACTGTTGAATTCTTCTGGGAAAACCATGGGCTTGGTCCCCAAGGCATAGCTTAACTTGCAGTAGAGAAAGCTTTGAATGGCAGTACTAAAGTCCACAACCACATCAACCTTCTGTTAAAAACAACTTCAGATACATACATCTACCACACTACATTCGAAATTTGACAAGATTAAGGACTCGCTGCCAGCGTTGAATTCTAAATGTTACACTAATGCTAGTACCGGGATTGGAGCTGCTGCAGACTTGGCGCAGACACGCGGGGATACTCGCGTTAGAAAGGCAAACGAAAAATCTCCTTTGACAGCTATGAAACCAGAGTTTGAGAAGCTAGTTGCTAGTGCTTTAGCcttcataaaaaatttagcCGGAAATTATCCTCTAGTGGCTCTTGCACACAAATCTACAGGTGTTTGCATTGTGCATTGAGTCTGAAAACAAGAAATGTACTTCAAAATCATAGCAAGATAATTATCACTGAAAATTTCATGGGAATGGAACAGAAACTGTATTCAATAGGAAATTTAAAGCTTTGCTATGCCTATTGCATTTCTGTTTACTTTCTTTCTCCTGCCTAGCTAAGCTTGGAGCTTTACAATAAACATGACATGGAAACATTTTTCTTTCGTTCTGTTTCATTCCTGTCATCTCTTTGCTGCAAAGTAAGAAATAGTAGCCGTCCTGACAAAATAATGATTGATCAATTGAGTAGCACAAACACAAATATATGGTTAAAAACTAAGGAAGATCTAAGGTTGGTTAAATTTGGAGCAAGGATTTTTCAGGTCAGGAACAACATGTCATTCTGAtacccttttctttctcttaatcCTTCCAATCTCTGATGTGAGTATAGTTGTATCTACATTTTTTGAGGAACCTATCGTTCTAATAGCACAAGATACAAAGTATTTTTCTATATTACAacataaattgaataatttatttctcaCAGACTGTTGGAAGCCAAATTGTACACGGGAAttcattgaaattgaatttctccacttgtataaattattcaGCCTTATATAAATTATTCGTATTAGCAGAGCTGCAACCTGCTAACATACATATCCAAAGCTCTGTAGTAGTTCTACCCTCTAGTGAGTCCTTAAAAGAACCTGAGCTCAGCCCAAAGAAATCACCAAAGCTGAAAATATATGCGACATTTCCAGATTTcagtttcaaattcaaaagtGGAACTTTATCGAAGCAGAGCAAATTACCACTCAGGCCATTGTCCCTGGAAATGCGTGTCTAGTTTCCAATGCATCAAAAACGTTAGCATTATTTGGAGATTCCTACTGAGACTTATGGTCATTTTACTGATAAGTGCGCAGGCTGCTGAAATAAGAATTCACCACAGAACCCAGAATCCTTCTGCCAGTGTTTTGCGATCGGCAACCTTTGTGGACAGGAATTCAAAGGAGTTTTAACAATCTACCTCATGAGTTGTCCCCTACgtaaaaatagaaagataacAGTAAACTACTGTCAAACATTAAGGCTGTGTAATCTTCTAATCTGTCTGTCCTTTTCAGCGAACCATTCCTTTCTTCAACACATATAATCCAGCACAAGCCCGGTTGAACCTGTTGAAGAGAATGGAGTAAATTGCAATTTACGTTGTCCTAATCCTTATCCTCTCTTCTCATCAAATCCTTTCTAAACCCTGCAAGGAATTCAGAACTGGAAGTTGTGACCAAGCTCAAACAAGGACCTGTCCAGATCTACATTAAATCTGTACTGGAAAGCAAAGCAGCTGAATTAAAATTCCAGGCCAAACTTGCAGGAAGGATGGCTTAACAAATGCCACTGCAATATGTTAGGACCGTTTATCTTTGCCCGAAGGCTGAACAcagcatttttattttgattcggcaacttgcctacatTCACAGAGCAGCCAATATTATTAGATAGGAGAAAACCACAATTTACACCACTGGAGGAGGACAAACCTCTCTCTCACGCCCTCTTGTAAATTGTAATTGTCTCACCTCTTTCTCTATCACTCTCATTTTACAGCCTACACAAGCTGCCCATGGCAGCTCCTGCTGCTGCCACAAAGGCTGCAGCGCCTCTCTCTCCtgcctttaaaataaaaaaaaagaaaaaaaaaagaaaaaaaaaaagaaaaaagagagaaagacagCACAGTGCcccctttaatattttttaagagtttcaTAATAGTCCTTGATAATTTAAGGAGTTTTAATTTGCCCCTTTGTTTTATAGAATTTGTCCCAAAAACTTTCTCATTACCCCCATGACATATCTACTAAAGAATgatttatttagaataattgtatgagattattaattaaacaaattattttccattcaattttaatatgataatctTAATATAATAATCGTGTTTAAATCTAATATTACATAATAAAGTGATGACACCTATCGAAATATAATCTTTACTCTTAAATCCTTTATTTGGAACTAATTCTCTATTATAATTGAGTTcaattatagtatttaatttgaatttaactaATAAATAAGTTGAATTCACATATTTGAAagagataaaattcaatttattttgtttctgtaTTACTTTTattacctttattttatttctttaaaggtttttaagaaaaaggttagatgaattttattttttaaaaagttactttttatagtaaaatttatctttttttggaATTGTAAATCAGAAGAGTtgacctttaatttatttttatattatttttaaaaattgaatctcatttaaaattcaattcttgtCTCTTGACACTCAAGAAGAttccaaacataaaattttattaaaacctcttaattaaattcaattcagaAAACTCCAAAATCCTAGCTTCACCCCATGTTGACATTAACGCCTAACCTTCCTGGTGTTTAACATGCATATAAGAAAAATGGCTAGTCATGCATCAAGCATTAACAATGAAGTGGGGGCAGTGACGTAGGGAGGGGGGCTGGCAGGGGCCCCAGCCCCTGCAAGAAAATGCCCCTcccttataaatatataataaaattaattaaaaaattttttgaccctcctaaattttttttcttgctccaCCCCTGAAGTGGGGCATATGTAATTTCCCCACTGTGATTTCATATTTAATGCAAACCCTTTTCCATTCCATTAAAAATCTCCAAAggttacaagaaaaaaaaagagccaatGAAGTCATAGTCGATGATGGTAGATTACAATTTCTAAgtatatttcttgttttaagcTACTAGAGGTTCCTTCTTGgctatttgattgattgatggaGATTGTCTGTCTGTTTTTATCTTCGTGTCGTTTATTTTAGCAACATGTTTTGTTATTCTATTATTAGGGTCTCTAATCAGGGCGTCAAGAACATGGCTCCATTTGTACCTGCGTTTTGTCTTCATTAGCAGTGTTTTGAtagtatttgattaattaatgtacGTTATAATTTTACATAAATCCCACTAAGAACTTTCTTTAAATCTTAATTACaaaaagattataatttatagttcTTCTTAGAACTGCTGTGATTACGACCTTCAGTTATCAAGCATTCTCTATTTGTGTAACCGTTTGATGAGTTTTAAAGCACTCTAGCATTGCTGCCAGAGATTCGTTTTCGTATCAGGAAATGATAATGCTATGTCTGCTGGCCTTTCTCCAAACCGATCATCACATCTCACTGCGCTGCTAATGGCAGAGGAGAGGTCTGTTTGAACAAGAAAGCAACCTGACGAATTCAGACATAATTTTAGATTCCATAGCTTTGTGCAAAGTTTGAATTCTAGAATCTAGAGAAACGGGCTTTCCTTGTGCTGCTTAAGTGGTGGAGAGAGCATGTCATTCATGTCTAAAAGTTCTTCTGGCTAGAATCCAGAGAAAcaggttttttttgtgttgtttaagtctggtttgtttttgtattttaaaagtatttttgaaaaaaattgaatttttttttgtttcaaattaatatttggtgtttttagatcttTTCCATGCAcggatatcaaaaataatttaaaaaaaataaaaaaaaatattattttaatacatttccgaatgaaaaatactttaaaaaacaaccacaatcacATTCCCAAACAAGCAGAGAGAGCATGCCATTCATGTCTAAAAGTTCTTCTGGCCCCTTCATTACATGAGATGcctaaatattttctataaactTGAAACTCAGCCTTGATTGTGTGTAAAGTCTTTGATCCATAGCTGACACCATGTTTCTAACATGTCTTCAAAGttgtcttttatattcttacatattttttttttttatcttttatatccTGAAACAGTATTAGAACGATATTTTAATGAATAGTATACGAGTTAGGTTTAATTTGATGAATGAGAAGTGACCATTAACCTACCAAAATGAGATCATTCATGCTGGTGTGTATGTACAATGTACAATCCAAGAGATTACTGACAACTGAATAACTATCCCAGCTCCTATctgaaaaaaaaggtgaaaacaaCTAAGCTCATTTGTTGTCAGCATTTATGTTGAATTCTAGAATGGACAAAACTCAGTATCTTGGAATGCCTAACgcttaaactaaaatttaaaaactggtATCATCACCCAGCCTCTCATTTACTGCCATTTATTATTCTGTGATGCTCCCCACCCCCCTTAAATTTGACAGCATTTTATTTATGAACCAGGCCATGCCACTAAGAGATCTCAGGTAgagtttaaaaaagaaaagaaaaaagacctgTAGAGGTTAGAGAAGTAGAGAGATGGAGGGGATAAGCCATAGAATGGTGAAAGTGAATGGCATTGACATGCACATAGCTGAGAAAGGCCAAGGTCCTGTTGTGCTATTCCTCCATGGATTTCCAGAGCTTTGGTACTCCTGGCGCCATCAGATTCTTGCATTAAGTTCACTGGGCTTCCATGCTGTTGCACCAGATCTTAGGGGCTATGGTGACACTGAAGCTCCAGCATCAATCTCTAGCTATTCTTGTCTTCATATTGTTGGTGACCTTATTGCACTCATTGACTATCTTGGGGTGGAGCAAGTGTTTCTTGTTGCACATGACTGGGGTGCTCTTATTGGATGGTACTTGTGCTTGTTCAGGCCTGATAGAGTGAAGGCATATGTCTGCCTTAGTGTTCCATACAGGCCAAGAAATCCCAAGATGAAGCCAGTGGAGAGCATGAAACTTGTATTTGGAGAAGACTATTACATGTGCAGATTCCAGGTTTGTGTTTTCTTTAGCATATAAAGCATGCTATAGCCTTGAATGATCATATCTTTGGAGCATACTTCTAAATTTCTTATGTTTATGGTATCTAACAGCTCCAAAGCAAGTTGAAGATTTTGGTAATGGCAAATTTTTGGATTCTAACATCTCGATTTTGGCAATTGTTTGTTTAAATCTGGTGTATGAAAGTTCAAAGTTCTCATACTACTGACATTTAAAAAGGATCAATGGTAAACTTTCAAAATATTCTCACCGACTGCACTTTCTGGAAAATCTCATACATTGAATGAATTAAGACGATTTCAATAGCGATTCTCATAAGTCCGATGGTTGATATTTCTCTGCAAGTCAATTCGGTAAGCATGCtatttaatgttaaaggattaGTCAAGAAAAAACGTgttgatttttggtatgaactGAAGCAAAAGGACTGGCTATTTAATGTGGTAGGAACCAGGAGTGATTGAAGCTGAGATTGCATGTGCTGGAACTGAAGAAGTGCTAAAGAAAATCTTGACTGATCGCAAACCAGGCCCCCCTTGCTTGCCGAAAGAAAATCCATTCGGAATCTATCCAGAGGAACCAGTTACCATGCCATCTTGGCTCTCAGAAGCACACCTTTCTTTCTATGCCACGAAATATAGCCAGAAAGGGTTCACTGGAGGATTGAACTACTACAGAGCTCTAGATTTGTATgtacttttcatttccttattGGAAAATGAACCAAATATAAGCCTCAATATCCTTCCCTAATAGTTACAATCTGATTATTGCAGGAACTGGGAGCTCACAGCATCGTGGACTGGGGCACCAGTGATAGTGCCCGTAAAGTTCGTGGTGGGAGATCTTGACATGGTCTATACTACTCCAGGGATGAAGGAATTTGTCAATAGTGGTGGATTCAAGCACTATGTGCCATTATTGGAGGAAGTTGTTGTGATGGAAGGAGTTGGTCATTTCATTAACCAAGAGAAGGCTGAGGAGATCAGCAATCACATTTATGAGTACATTAGCAAATACTGATCTGTTTTATTACCTCTCAAGAATGTGTCCAGAACCATATTCTACAACCCTGGAAGCTTTGTAGTTTGGCTTTAATATGAGAATTTGGTTCCAAAGCAGTGGTTTATCAAATTAGACAAACCTTGCTCTATTGCAACTTGTTTATTTGGATTCGACTGGTAGCTGTAAttgtaatataatttcaatatgTCAAGCATATAAACGCTgcataaaattaatatgatgCATAATTACTGTAATGATTGATTAGGTGTTGAAGTAATTGTTTAGAAATCTTTGtgctttcaataataaaaagtcTTTAATCTTTGCTAAAACACTATGAATCCTTTATATTATCACTTAATGTAAAGCCTGTGTGATATATAGAtcactttaaatattttttcgaaCAAACCAGACTTGCCATTTCATTTATATGCTGGTTTCAGTAATTAAATTGAAGATTTTCTATCATCTGGTCTGGGAGTAGAAATCTGTGAAAGCTTTGATTTGAAGCCAACACTCGTCCATTACTGTCTTCTGCCACTTTTCAACACaagatgaaagaaaaatgaagccTGCATTCCTCATCCCTACTGATAGATGACTTTGAAATACCAAAGTTCAAACAAGCTAGCTTCAGCCATCTGTCCATTAAGAAATCGATTCACATTATTGCAAAATGTTCAATCCACTTCGTCCCAATTTCTACAGGTTCCATCAGCCATCAGATAGAGCTTAATAAGCACATCCGACAAAACACGTCCATGGGCTTGAACAACAAACCTTTGCAACAAGATGCAGGTGAAACTCAAACACTTGTTACAGGCTGCAATGAGCAGCTCCATCAGAGGTTTTTGTTCAACATTTAGCTGACAGAtgtagtaaaaaaatttaactttgggATTCCACAAGTTTCTACTTGAATATTTGAGGGAGAAAATTGCGATCTTCAATAATTCATTACGCATAACCAAGTGTGATATCTGAGCATTAAACAATCCATGCGGATTAATCAATAACCCAAAtggaaataaaatgaacaagatCTTTAGAAACCTAAAGTCGAACAAAAATTGGAACAGagtcaaaatcaaaacaaactgcCTCACAATTTATCACTACAATAAAATTAGACCCTGAAGCCCTTGCTGTTCCTCTTTCCTCTAGCTTTCTCAAACTTCCTTCCCTTTGCACGAACATATGGTTTGGTATGGCTGTGTGGCACACCAGGAGCTGGGCCAAAATGTTTGACAGCTTCACGAGCATTCTTTGGGCCTCTGAGGagaacctgaaaaaaaaagaataagcaaACATCCAAAACAAGAATAATATTCGGTAATTCATACAAGTTGCATGAATTCTGAAAACGGCTGCCATTTTCCATACCAAGAAGTTAGAAAAGATACAGCTAGTGGAACTATGCATATCGTGTTAAGAGAAAGATAAAACTCCGAACCAAAGAAACCAGAAAGGACCACagaactaaattgaattttgcATTTCATGATAAAGTGCGCTAAAACATTTATCATattgaacaaataaaacattttgaaatttctaaaaagaaaaaagacatgcACCTAAAAGAGAGATAAAATGTGGGAATAACACCTATGCCTAAGGATTCTAGAGTCCCTAGATCTAGTAGAGTAATAAATCTATGGTGattaacaaaatcaaagcaGAGAAAAGGATAACATAACCAACAACTTGTGTGTGTTCTCTAGACCTCTTCTTTTTCATATATCATGATTGTATTACTGTATAAAATCAAGTACATcaataaataatcaatcaacAGAGAATGACAATGATTTTAATACTAATTTACCAAGATTCATGCATCAACACAAATATGAGTCCTATTACAAAGCTCGGTCCCCTAGATGTTCTTGGAAATTTGCCATCATTTGCACAAATCACTACAGGCCTGTAGGCTCATCACAAACATTTAATAGAATCCCATTAATATCATACAAGCAAAGAAACCTATACTGAAGGtattattataacaataaaaGCATACTTGGTATGAACCCAAAAACAGTAATAAATTTCAGATAGCATTCAAGAAAATCAGAACCATAGAATCAGCTAAACTAAGATCAATCCATCAACAAACATAATGAATAAGCTGAAGTTCtgcaacagaaaaaaaaacccaacaaactaAAAGGAGTACATACTGTGTTCTGTCCCAATGGAGCTCTCAATGCAAGCTGATCGAATGTCAAGCACTCTCCTCCTGCCTTCTCAATCCTGGCCCTAGCTGTCTCTGTAAACCTCAAAGCAGTGACCTTCAATGTGGGCACCTCATAAACTCGAATATCATCAGTTACTGTCCCCACGACCACGGCAATCTTGCCCTCCTGTAGATGAAACAAAcagtttaagaaaaaaccacCACAAAAAAACCACCATATAAAACCACACGATCGAGATCCAAACTTTACAAGCAAAAAATCTAATCTAACCTTTCCTTTTGTGTACGTAATAAGCCTTGAAAGAGAGAGTGGGGCCTTGTTAATCTTGCTCATAAAAAGCCTCTTCAGTATCACAGCATTGAACTTGCTCTGAGTTCTCCTCACAAGAAACCGgtacaactaataaaaaaaccagtCTCAAATCAATCAAGAACACAGCACATTATACATAACAATACACTTAAAGattataacttgaaaaaaatgtgCGTGGTCAGAAAAATTAAAGGGGGTCTCAAAGCCTAAGCATAACCAATACGACCAAAAACACAATAAAGACTCAAAACTTTATAGCAAAACAAACATGGATTTTTTATGTCTATCAGTAACAAAAACAACTATATACACAAAAGATCCAaacattatagaaaaataag
Coding sequences within it:
- the LOC133668966 gene encoding uncharacterized protein LOC133668966 — encoded protein: MEGISHRMVKVNGIDMHIAEKGQGPVVLFLHGFPELWYSWRHQILALSSLGFHAVAPDLRGYGDTEAPASISSYSCLHIVGDLIALIDYLGVEQVFLVAHDWGALIGWYLCLFRPDRVKAYVCLSVPYRPRNPKMKPVESMKLVFGEDYYMCRFQEPGVIEAEIACAGTEEVLKKILTDRKPGPPCLPKENPFGIYPEEPVTMPSWLSEAHLSFYATKYSQKGFTGGLNYYRALDLNWELTASWTGAPVIVPVKFVVGDLDMVYTTPGMKEFVNSGGFKHYVPLLEEVVVMEGVGHFINQEKAEEISNHIYEYISKY
- the LOC133670017 gene encoding large ribosomal subunit protein eL18y-like, producing MGIDLKAGGKSKKTKRTAPKSDDIYLKLLVKLYRFLVRRTQSKFNAVILKRLFMSKINKAPLSLSRLITYTKGKEGKIAVVVGTVTDDIRVYEVPTLKVTALRFTETARARIEKAGGECLTFDQLALRAPLGQNTVLLRGPKNAREAVKHFGPAPGVPHSHTKPYVRAKGRKFEKARGKRNSKGFRV